In Leptotrichia sp. OH3620_COT-345, the following proteins share a genomic window:
- a CDS encoding EndoU domain-containing protein, translating to MSKLTDEDRARLNRYSNKDMQFKDLIGVDFRYENKFNVNIGKQGKIASEKSLRKISKYENVEKKALAAKRKGKSHKEVEKIYKEGVKKIKEDELYEKDKVMSSEEKAFYEHVMKNGNVFTYKMKVITSEGKYYLVNERIINEEADSRGAVSDRELPLVKITLEEFRKDVLNGQVVYVPGLFVTGYGIRKIDAQANKDIKNDMLLNGLIQTGTGVMRAKIGGTSVALGGMLCYGGACFIGAQMMGSGLGVGGMGLNETYVGLQNVGYALSTDSGLKKGKAIEEFTRVQKHNDSLTSNAIKIRNPILDYIVNHGGTEADYNHINAMTGVMSAELNTYNNYYKNNGIVDYVVKERARRAEYKSPTFTTPDRYYNIKAENGLLSYISQKAVVKNYGDIIKSDYLIKNPNYVYQKNTEVAKFDFKHIIEGEITKNGKGTAGGHKVGENVRVTRIFKIPDKNGAYQAKVEIYDPLKDIWKGKRAKTTMFPDDWSVDKIKWEVQGAWNSSDFEIINPIKKIGKEHLQAE from the coding sequence ATGTCAAAGCTAACAGATGAAGACAGAGCAAGACTTAACAGATATAGTAATAAGGATATGCAGTTTAAAGATTTAATAGGAGTAGACTTTAGATATGAGAATAAGTTTAATGTAAATATTGGAAAACAGGGTAAAATAGCTTCAGAAAAAAGTTTAAGAAAAATATCAAAATATGAAAATGTTGAAAAGAAAGCTTTAGCCGCTAAAAGAAAAGGTAAAAGTCATAAAGAAGTAGAAAAGATATATAAAGAAGGCGTAAAAAAGATAAAAGAAGATGAATTATATGAAAAAGATAAGGTAATGTCATCAGAAGAAAAAGCATTTTATGAACATGTAATGAAAAACGGTAATGTATTTACTTATAAAATGAAAGTAATAACTTCTGAAGGAAAGTATTATCTTGTAAATGAACGTATAATAAATGAAGAGGCAGACAGTAGAGGAGCAGTATCGGATAGAGAACTACCGCTTGTAAAAATAACATTGGAAGAATTCAGAAAAGATGTATTAAACGGACAGGTAGTTTATGTACCTGGGTTATTTGTAACAGGTTATGGAATAAGGAAGATAGATGCTCAAGCTAATAAAGATATAAAAAATGATATGTTACTGAACGGTTTGATACAGACAGGTACAGGAGTAATGAGAGCAAAAATAGGAGGGACATCGGTAGCATTAGGTGGCATGCTTTGTTATGGAGGAGCATGTTTTATAGGAGCTCAAATGATGGGTTCGGGTTTAGGTGTAGGAGGAATGGGTTTAAATGAGACCTATGTAGGATTGCAGAATGTAGGATATGCTTTATCGACAGACAGTGGGTTGAAAAAAGGTAAAGCGATAGAAGAATTTACAAGGGTACAAAAACATAATGACAGTTTGACATCAAATGCTATAAAGATAAGAAACCCGATACTGGATTATATAGTAAATCATGGGGGAACAGAAGCTGACTATAATCATATAAATGCAATGACGGGAGTGATGTCGGCAGAGCTTAACACTTATAACAATTACTATAAGAATAACGGTATAGTGGATTATGTTGTTAAGGAGAGGGCAAGAAGAGCGGAGTACAAGAGTCCTACATTTACAACTCCTGATAGATATTACAATATAAAGGCGGAAAATGGTTTATTAAGTTATATAAGTCAGAAGGCAGTGGTAAAAAATTATGGTGATATTATAAAGTCTGATTACTTAATAAAAAATCCTAATTATGTGTATCAGAAGAATACTGAAGTTGCAAAATTTGATTTTAAACATATAATAGAGGGAGAGATAACAAAAAATGGAAAAGGAACAGCAGGAGGACATAAAGTAGGAGAAAATGTAAGAGTAACAAGAATATTTAAAATTCCAGATAAAAATGGAGCTTACCAAGCCAAAGTGGAGATATATGATCCGCTAAAAGACATATGGAAGGGAAAAAGAGCAAAAACAACAATGTTTCCAGATGATTGGAGTGTAGATAAAATAAAATGGGAAGTACAAGGGGCTTGGAATAGTAGTGATTTTGAAATAATAAATCCAATAAAAAAAATTGGCAAGGAACATCTCCAAGCGGAATAA